One Natronolimnobius sp. AArcel1 DNA window includes the following coding sequences:
- the cheB gene encoding chemotaxis-specific protein-glutamate methyltransferase CheB, with translation MTRVLVVDDSQFFRTVVGNALTETGYTIETADDGLEAVKTAATFDPDVITMDVKMPELNGIDALERIMQTSPVPVIMASAYTEANADATFDALEAGAVDVIEKPDGSGSRNIAHFVDELEETIERLSDADISALALEQTAATAQLTRARMQGSSEPATSPTSARASAAGTSSTQTDVGTAGPTGADVSVEQPAAPLEDQTTVADDDAVPPTIIIGASTGGPKIVERVCAELPRTLRARVVIVQHMPADFTARFAERLDSRTTYDVTHATDGDWVSAGEAVVAPGDADLEITTDADGAFRVRLVDGGETIQPSIDVTMKSAATTISASLCGVVLSGMGSDGAAGIEAIAAAGGQTIAQDESTSPVFGIPCQAIETGCVDTVAPAGDLVDELVEATTTTGDSDD, from the coding sequence ATGACGCGAGTACTCGTTGTCGACGACTCGCAGTTCTTCCGAACAGTCGTCGGCAACGCGCTCACTGAAACCGGTTACACGATTGAAACGGCTGACGACGGTCTCGAGGCTGTCAAAACGGCTGCAACGTTCGATCCCGACGTAATCACGATGGACGTCAAGATGCCCGAACTAAACGGCATTGACGCTCTCGAGCGAATTATGCAAACCTCGCCGGTTCCCGTGATCATGGCCAGTGCATATACCGAAGCAAACGCGGATGCGACCTTCGATGCACTCGAGGCCGGCGCCGTCGACGTCATCGAGAAACCCGACGGCTCGGGCTCGAGAAATATCGCCCACTTCGTCGACGAACTCGAGGAAACGATCGAGCGACTCTCGGATGCGGATATTTCGGCACTCGCACTCGAGCAAACCGCAGCGACGGCACAGTTGACCCGTGCGCGAATGCAGGGGTCCTCAGAGCCGGCGACGTCGCCGACATCGGCGCGTGCCTCGGCCGCTGGCACTAGCTCGACACAGACCGACGTTGGAACGGCCGGTCCAACCGGCGCTGACGTCTCGGTTGAACAGCCAGCAGCGCCACTCGAGGACCAGACGACAGTGGCAGACGACGACGCTGTACCACCGACGATCATCATCGGGGCCTCGACCGGCGGCCCGAAGATTGTCGAACGAGTCTGTGCAGAACTCCCACGAACGCTTCGTGCGCGAGTGGTCATTGTACAGCACATGCCTGCGGATTTCACGGCACGATTCGCAGAACGACTCGATTCACGGACGACGTACGACGTCACCCACGCTACCGATGGCGACTGGGTCAGTGCCGGCGAGGCTGTTGTCGCACCTGGCGACGCAGACCTCGAGATTACGACCGACGCCGACGGTGCGTTTCGGGTTCGACTGGTCGATGGCGGCGAGACGATCCAGCCGTCGATCGATGTAACCATGAAAAGCGCCGCCACGACGATTTCGGCGTCGCTCTGTGGTGTCGTCTTGAGCGGCATGGGGAGCGATGGCGCGGCCGGTATCGAGGCAATCGCCGCTGCCGGCGGCCAGACGATTGCACAGGATGAGTCGACGAGTCCCGTGTTCGGAATCCCCTGTCAGGCGATCGAAACCGGGTGCGTCGACACAGTCGCACCCGCCGGCGACCTCGTCGACGAACTCGTCGAAGCAACCACAACGACAGGTGACAGTGATGACTGA
- a CDS encoding chemotaxis protein CheA, translating to MTEYWADFVRESRDRITELNNALLTLERNPDDSEAMEEVFRIAHTLKGNCGAAGLEGASELAHAIEDLLDAVRAGRLEVSPELMDDIFDAVDDLETMVERVADHQERGEVDVTALQTAPSASIQSLRSHLEGPAPIDVPTDEEIEEVLSRFEQPAGDQNVYLVRISVAESEVEGENAGILVVKALIDAFDLIGTAPPRHAIEAHAYNGRFDAVFASAVTKAAIASGLEPVDEVADFELVDVTEQFDDIAAMDTDESESSLSDPDISADEAKDLEVDELLGEFDQYDDLDNLVEEVEDDDDLDAFDNMGKAGSFEDLLGDDDVEIEFDEANDVDADADSAADADVTPADTQAATDSSAASEASDTGAAADEDSETVDDAEAVFQELKDEVEMVGFDELQEELDELEFDEFDTDDEVGMDELLGDDLETDSDETFLGEPPADSDTVETDESDAALEDDLEDLVTGDESADEGDPVPDNNDADADDSATDVGTAGTGLETAPDADAETDGQDESEQSDVSDDVEHGDDSLEEDVDRESIEDEPSAEEDDTTDVDEDGFGDDPSVSEFTETSDEDTAAVVEQEDDTVSEEIDEDDSDESDADDDFATGGFEPATDSLEPVTTDTDDKVDTDNNIVDFSKFGSEIGATVADEGGLEAGDTETADASAADEAGDPEAADASTANETGDETAFGDGKTHDDSLETDDEWTTPDADSVDSFTDADTLDESAFTDDDLSDSFETTVDTDAAAFDQDLESGVESELDDDRFDDAADEFETPDDDTAAFEAVSDTSDAEAFEIDDDASFDALEASTNATVETDFNESDAVSVDTEASLDDTADSLESLEDTLDTDDAESFEDTFGDDAFGELEDGKFDIADTFEADDSEGFGDDAADRDGDRSDTAADDKAVEPEIRIDEPSLEIPDIDLPDDSRVRETDDGPDEMQSVHVDVEQIDELLTLVEGLVTSRVRLRHAVDADEDRQALESELDALEDLTGELQETVMDVRLVPLGTVTNRLPRVVRDISREQDKTVSFEITGEDVELDRTILDRISDPLMHLVRNAVDHGIEAPDERADTDKPEAGSVEVTATRTRDRVELTVEDDGSGLDPDRLRSEAIDAGVIGEDDAEAMSDEQVYDLVFHPGLSTADEVTDVSGRGVGMDVVKRTVTELDGSVSVDSTPGDGTTVTMMLPVSIAIDDVLFLEIAGQEFGIPIDVVHDVESATLIETADGKPVLPVSNEPDDGVGAGSGATAVQSTVSAGAEESGSGHAGSVPVVSLTDVLETKAETETDAEPAADGDTKSGVVVRIRDDVRQVAFQCDHVYGQQEVVVKPFEGFMSGIPGLSGATVRGRGEIVNILDVTTL from the coding sequence ATGACTGAGTACTGGGCAGATTTTGTTCGCGAAAGTCGCGATCGGATTACGGAACTCAACAACGCACTGTTGACCCTCGAGCGCAATCCAGATGACTCCGAAGCGATGGAGGAAGTGTTCCGGATCGCACACACGCTCAAAGGGAACTGCGGTGCAGCGGGTCTCGAGGGCGCAAGCGAACTCGCACACGCCATCGAGGACCTATTAGACGCTGTCCGTGCCGGCCGACTCGAGGTCTCGCCGGAGTTGATGGACGATATCTTCGACGCCGTCGACGACCTCGAGACAATGGTCGAGCGCGTTGCTGACCACCAAGAGCGTGGCGAGGTCGATGTGACGGCGCTCCAGACTGCGCCCTCTGCGTCGATCCAATCGTTGCGCTCCCATCTCGAGGGACCAGCACCGATCGATGTGCCGACCGACGAGGAGATCGAAGAGGTCCTCTCGCGGTTCGAACAGCCAGCCGGCGACCAGAACGTCTATCTGGTTCGTATCTCGGTCGCCGAGAGCGAAGTCGAGGGCGAAAACGCCGGTATTCTGGTTGTCAAAGCCCTGATCGACGCGTTCGACCTCATCGGGACGGCTCCGCCACGACACGCAATCGAAGCACACGCGTACAACGGCCGATTCGACGCTGTCTTCGCGAGCGCGGTGACGAAAGCCGCGATCGCCTCCGGCCTCGAGCCGGTTGATGAAGTGGCTGACTTCGAACTCGTTGACGTGACCGAGCAGTTCGATGACATCGCCGCGATGGATACGGACGAATCAGAGTCCAGCCTCTCGGACCCAGATATTAGCGCGGACGAAGCGAAAGACCTCGAGGTCGACGAACTCCTCGGCGAGTTCGACCAGTACGATGACCTCGATAACCTCGTCGAGGAAGTCGAAGACGACGATGATCTCGATGCGTTCGACAACATGGGGAAAGCAGGGTCGTTCGAGGACCTCCTCGGCGACGACGATGTCGAAATTGAATTCGACGAAGCGAACGATGTTGACGCCGATGCCGACTCGGCAGCCGACGCGGACGTCACTCCAGCGGACACCCAAGCCGCAACCGACTCGAGTGCCGCCTCAGAGGCGTCCGACACTGGGGCTGCAGCCGACGAGGACTCTGAAACCGTTGACGACGCCGAAGCGGTGTTCCAGGAACTCAAAGACGAAGTCGAGATGGTCGGCTTCGACGAACTGCAGGAAGAACTCGACGAGCTCGAGTTTGACGAGTTCGATACCGACGACGAGGTCGGCATGGACGAACTGCTCGGCGACGACCTCGAAACAGACAGCGATGAGACGTTCCTCGGCGAGCCGCCTGCTGATTCCGATACTGTCGAGACTGACGAGTCCGACGCAGCCCTTGAGGACGATCTCGAGGACCTCGTCACCGGCGACGAGTCGGCAGACGAGGGAGATCCGGTACCCGACAACAACGATGCCGACGCCGACGATAGCGCGACCGACGTTGGAACGGCTGGAACCGGGCTCGAGACGGCACCTGATGCAGATGCTGAGACAGACGGTCAGGACGAGTCCGAGCAAAGCGATGTGTCCGACGATGTCGAACATGGCGACGACTCACTCGAGGAAGACGTCGACCGCGAGTCGATCGAGGACGAGCCGTCCGCCGAAGAAGACGACACAACGGACGTCGACGAAGACGGCTTCGGCGACGATCCGAGCGTGTCCGAGTTCACTGAGACAAGCGACGAAGACACGGCTGCCGTCGTCGAGCAGGAAGACGACACTGTTTCCGAGGAGATCGATGAAGACGACTCTGACGAGTCAGATGCTGATGACGACTTCGCGACCGGTGGATTCGAGCCAGCGACTGACAGTCTCGAGCCAGTGACGACTGATACGGACGATAAAGTCGACACCGACAACAACATCGTGGACTTCAGCAAGTTCGGCAGTGAAATCGGCGCGACCGTTGCCGACGAGGGTGGCCTCGAGGCGGGCGACACGGAGACAGCGGATGCGTCGGCGGCTGACGAAGCTGGCGATCCAGAGGCGGCAGACGCGTCGACTGCTAACGAGACTGGTGACGAAACAGCGTTCGGTGACGGTAAAACCCACGACGACTCGCTCGAGACCGACGACGAGTGGACCACACCCGATGCTGATTCGGTCGACTCGTTTACCGATGCCGACACTCTCGACGAATCGGCGTTCACGGATGATGATCTTTCGGACTCATTCGAGACGACAGTCGACACTGACGCCGCTGCGTTCGACCAAGACCTCGAGTCCGGCGTCGAATCGGAACTCGATGATGATCGCTTCGACGACGCGGCCGATGAGTTCGAGACGCCAGACGACGACACGGCGGCGTTTGAGGCCGTTAGCGACACCTCGGATGCGGAGGCGTTTGAAATCGATGACGATGCCTCCTTCGATGCACTTGAGGCGTCGACGAACGCGACTGTCGAGACCGATTTCAACGAGTCCGATGCGGTGTCCGTCGACACGGAGGCATCACTCGATGACACAGCGGACTCCCTCGAGTCGCTCGAGGATACGCTCGACACCGATGACGCGGAATCCTTCGAGGATACCTTCGGTGACGATGCGTTCGGCGAACTCGAAGACGGCAAGTTCGATATCGCTGATACCTTCGAAGCGGACGACAGCGAGGGCTTTGGCGACGACGCAGCCGACCGTGATGGTGACCGCTCGGACACCGCAGCCGACGACAAAGCGGTTGAACCCGAGATCCGCATCGACGAGCCGTCACTCGAGATACCGGACATCGATCTGCCAGACGATTCGCGTGTCCGCGAGACCGACGACGGGCCCGATGAAATGCAATCCGTTCACGTCGATGTCGAACAGATCGACGAACTGCTCACGCTCGTCGAGGGACTGGTGACCAGCCGTGTTCGGCTCCGACACGCTGTTGACGCCGACGAGGATCGCCAGGCACTCGAGAGTGAACTCGACGCACTCGAGGACCTCACGGGTGAGTTACAGGAGACGGTCATGGACGTTCGCCTCGTCCCGCTTGGGACCGTCACGAACCGTCTCCCGCGGGTCGTCCGCGATATCTCGCGCGAACAGGACAAAACTGTCTCGTTCGAAATCACGGGCGAAGACGTCGAACTCGATCGGACGATTCTCGATCGCATCAGCGATCCGCTGATGCATCTGGTTCGAAACGCCGTCGACCACGGCATTGAAGCGCCCGACGAGCGAGCGGACACGGACAAGCCTGAAGCGGGATCGGTCGAGGTTACTGCAACGCGGACGCGCGATCGCGTCGAACTCACTGTCGAAGACGACGGAAGTGGCCTCGATCCGGACCGCCTTCGATCGGAAGCGATCGACGCAGGCGTAATTGGCGAAGACGATGCTGAAGCGATGTCTGACGAACAGGTCTACGACCTCGTCTTCCACCCCGGGCTCTCGACAGCCGATGAGGTCACTGATGTCAGTGGCCGCGGTGTGGGGATGGACGTCGTCAAACGAACCGTCACTGAACTCGACGGCTCGGTCTCGGTCGACAGCACCCCTGGCGACGGGACGACCGTCACGATGATGCTGCCCGTCTCGATCGCGATCGATGACGTGCTGTTCCTCGAGATCGCAGGCCAGGAGTTTGGCATCCCGATCGACGTGGTTCACGATGTTGAATCGGCCACGCTGATCGAGACGGCAGACGGCAAACCGGTGTTGCCCGTTTCCAACGAACCCGACGACGGCGTCGGTGCTGGTTCCGGAGCGACAGCAGTACAATCCACTGTCAGTGCTGGCGCCGAAGAGTCCGGCTCCGGGCACGCTGGAAGTGTCCCAGTCGTCTCACTTACAGATGTTCTCGAGACAAAGGCTGAGACTGAGACGGATGCTGAGCCGGCAGCCGATGGTGATACCAAGAGCGGTGTCGTCGTGCGAATTCGCGACGACGTTCGACAGGTCGCGTTCCAGTGTGACCATGTCTACGGCCAACAGGAGGTCGTCGTAAAACCCTTTGAGGGCTTTATGAGCGGCATTCCGGGCCTCAGTGGCGCAACCGTTCGCGGACGAGGAGAGATAGTTAATATCCTTGATGTGACAACACTATGA
- a CDS encoding chemotaxis protein CheC yields MTMMVDIRKLSFINEMAKVGTNGVADNMSKLTGQDAQMEVTKTNFVDVADIESQLDGGKRVGVRVRLLNPPHGHILILFPEASAKKITAIMLDDVVDDMSDVSGKMARSAVEEMGNMMASGFIDGWADVLGRVIDVAAPQLVYAPTEEIVTRTANLGDDDLALFFDSDLSVPSYQIEAEIYAFPELEEFVEMVNQTDVKPA; encoded by the coding sequence ATGACGATGATGGTCGATATTCGAAAGTTGAGCTTTATAAACGAAATGGCAAAAGTCGGTACGAACGGCGTCGCCGACAATATGAGCAAGCTGACTGGGCAGGACGCCCAGATGGAAGTGACGAAGACAAACTTCGTCGACGTCGCCGATATCGAGTCTCAACTCGACGGTGGCAAACGCGTCGGCGTCCGGGTCAGACTACTCAACCCGCCACACGGACACATTCTCATCCTCTTCCCGGAGGCAAGCGCCAAGAAGATCACCGCGATCATGCTTGACGACGTTGTTGACGACATGTCCGACGTCTCCGGAAAGATGGCACGCAGTGCCGTCGAAGAGATGGGGAACATGATGGCCAGTGGCTTCATCGACGGCTGGGCCGACGTACTCGGGCGCGTGATCGACGTTGCTGCACCACAGCTCGTCTACGCGCCAACCGAGGAAATCGTCACCCGAACGGCAAATCTGGGCGATGATGATCTCGCCCTGTTTTTCGATTCGGACCTGTCGGTGCCAAGCTACCAGATCGAAGCCGAAATTTATGCCTTCCCCGAACTCGAAGAGTTCGTTGAAATGGTCAACCAAACCGACGTCAAACCGGCATGA
- a CDS encoding chemotaxis protein CheC, which yields MKLDVNALGTFYRMAREGAGLAAGRLTHMTDVETRVGVTKLNFMRGHELRHDFEDAGEKVGVRVELSGAIDGYSVIVFDRANALRIVETLVEKSDAEEFDEMNRSAVTEVGQIMNNGFIDGWADVLETVIDVSTPEFIKGDSAEPFLGDIETASGDELALLFQSQIEAVGTEVGFSHYLFPTRDSMADLLEQLRASNGIEYDKLDGFDRMAERGAEEIAKTATTLTGIETSVDIRRLNFVSLEAIPQQVPNEKLVGVAFEFEGTPSGFLLFLFDEESADEIIDAMVPSGTASGDDDTDGYDQMGRSAITELGNIMASGFLDGWANVLDTTIDHSTPEFIHDIGAAAVDPVVIRLGENQEFAFVFDTVITADGREFDCEVYAIPDESDLERALNDLDVERIEETPTTADFQQVNNT from the coding sequence ATGAAACTCGACGTCAACGCACTCGGGACGTTCTACCGAATGGCCCGAGAGGGTGCTGGGTTAGCCGCCGGTCGGCTCACTCATATGACCGATGTCGAGACGCGCGTCGGCGTCACGAAACTCAACTTCATGCGCGGGCACGAACTCCGCCACGATTTTGAGGACGCTGGCGAGAAGGTCGGCGTTCGCGTCGAACTCAGCGGTGCGATCGACGGCTACTCCGTCATCGTCTTCGACCGCGCAAACGCCTTGCGCATCGTCGAAACGCTCGTCGAGAAGTCCGACGCAGAGGAGTTCGACGAGATGAACCGCAGCGCAGTCACCGAAGTCGGCCAGATTATGAACAACGGGTTTATTGATGGCTGGGCCGACGTTCTCGAGACTGTCATCGACGTTTCGACCCCCGAGTTCATCAAAGGCGACTCCGCAGAACCGTTCCTCGGCGACATTGAAACGGCCTCAGGCGATGAACTCGCCCTTCTCTTTCAGAGCCAGATCGAAGCCGTCGGCACCGAAGTCGGCTTCAGTCACTATCTGTTCCCAACGCGGGACTCGATGGCCGATCTGTTAGAGCAACTGCGAGCAAGCAACGGCATTGAGTACGACAAACTCGACGGCTTCGACCGCATGGCCGAACGCGGTGCCGAAGAGATCGCCAAAACGGCGACCACGCTGACCGGCATCGAAACCAGCGTCGACATCCGCCGGCTGAATTTCGTCTCGCTCGAGGCGATCCCCCAGCAGGTGCCAAACGAGAAACTGGTCGGTGTCGCCTTCGAATTTGAGGGCACGCCGAGTGGCTTTTTGCTCTTCTTGTTCGACGAGGAGTCGGCCGATGAGATCATCGATGCAATGGTTCCGTCGGGTACGGCGTCGGGAGACGACGACACGGACGGCTACGACCAAATGGGCCGCAGCGCGATCACTGAACTCGGAAACATCATGGCCAGTGGCTTTCTCGACGGCTGGGCAAACGTCCTTGATACGACAATCGACCACTCGACACCGGAGTTCATCCACGACATCGGTGCTGCAGCCGTCGACCCGGTCGTTATCCGACTTGGAGAAAATCAAGAGTTTGCGTTCGTCTTCGATACGGTCATCACCGCCGACGGCCGAGAGTTCGACTGTGAAGTGTACGCCATTCCCGACGAATCCGACCTCGAACGTGCGCTGAACGACCTCGATGTCGAACGAATCGAGGAGACGCCGACGACAGCGGACTTCCAGCAAGTGAACAACACATGA
- a CDS encoding chemotaxis protein CheD: MKTYGSEPGMPSSVQVGISELVVSDGTEDSDETLKSYGLGSCLAIALYDPETGIGGLAHAMLPDGDTADHSDRKPGKYADTAIRAMLRRMVERGASYTAVEAKLAGGSDMFDFDSFGDGVGQRNIVAAREELERLGVPIVAEDVGGDRGRTVEFSPESGTLLVKCSSDEGEDGVTKL, encoded by the coding sequence ATGAAAACATACGGAAGCGAACCGGGCATGCCATCGTCTGTCCAGGTCGGGATTTCCGAACTGGTCGTCAGCGATGGCACCGAAGACAGCGACGAGACGCTCAAATCGTACGGGCTCGGCTCGTGTCTCGCGATTGCACTGTACGACCCCGAGACCGGCATTGGCGGCCTCGCACACGCAATGCTCCCTGATGGCGATACGGCCGACCACAGCGATCGCAAACCCGGCAAGTACGCCGACACCGCGATTCGTGCGATGCTCCGTCGAATGGTCGAACGCGGAGCCAGCTACACAGCCGTCGAAGCGAAACTCGCTGGCGGCAGTGACATGTTCGATTTCGATAGCTTTGGCGATGGCGTCGGCCAGCGCAACATCGTCGCCGCCAGAGAGGAACTTGAGCGCCTCGGCGTCCCAATCGTCGCCGAAGACGTCGGCGGCGACCGCGGGCGCACCGTCGAATTCTCTCCCGAGTCCGGAACGCTTCTGGTAAAGTGCTCGAGCGACGAGGGGGAAGACGGAGTGACTAAATTGTGA
- a CDS encoding protein-glutamate O-methyltransferase CheR: protein MTDESFDELLEYVEHELNFATSHYNDSYLDRRVSSRMRRTQNETYTEYLELLQGDPDEQEALLQAMSINVTGFFRNPDVWAGIRDVLRTLSTANDDVRIWSAACADGREPYSLSMLAHDDSQIDESAVSILGSDISEPALETAREGVYEESRTVDFSEQLSFLDRYEQYVDQDERLYSITDQIQERVTFERHDLINDDPKSGFDLVVCRNLFIYIDNEYKRSMLASIAKSLRPKGYLVIGKAETIPPNLKSAFEVDDARLRIYQRDPDVSL from the coding sequence GTGACCGACGAGTCGTTCGACGAACTCCTCGAGTACGTCGAGCACGAACTGAATTTCGCGACGAGCCACTACAACGACAGCTATCTTGACCGCCGTGTCTCCTCGCGCATGCGACGCACGCAAAACGAAACGTATACTGAGTACCTCGAACTGCTACAGGGAGACCCCGACGAACAGGAGGCGCTGTTGCAGGCGATGAGCATCAACGTCACCGGCTTCTTTCGCAATCCCGATGTCTGGGCAGGCATTCGAGACGTGTTGCGAACCCTCTCCACTGCAAACGACGACGTTCGCATCTGGAGTGCCGCCTGCGCAGACGGACGCGAACCCTACTCGCTGTCGATGCTTGCCCACGACGATAGCCAGATTGACGAATCGGCAGTCTCAATTCTCGGCAGCGATATCAGCGAACCCGCCCTCGAGACGGCAAGAGAAGGTGTCTACGAGGAGTCCCGAACGGTTGATTTCAGCGAGCAACTGTCCTTTCTGGATCGCTACGAACAGTACGTCGACCAAGACGAGCGACTGTACTCCATTACCGACCAGATCCAAGAACGCGTCACGTTCGAACGCCACGACCTGATCAATGACGACCCAAAATCCGGCTTTGACCTCGTCGTCTGTCGGAATCTGTTTATCTACATCGACAACGAGTACAAGCGATCGATGCTCGCCTCAATCGCGAAATCGCTTCGGCCGAAAGGCTATCTCGTCATCGGGAAAGCCGAAACAATCCCGCCGAACCTCAAATCCGCCTTCGAAGTCGATGACGCGCGGCTGCGGATCTACCAGCGAGATCCGGACGTCTCGCTGTAG
- a CDS encoding type II secretion system F family protein, translating to MSLQTDDSASGGTGSLGSGSDVLGNAFYPLYNRLFGEGSEFTADVETKLAQARMTDPVELYLSRALGIGFIAGLALWLLGLTLGYALFATGLITVGAFGMPLQNETLITAFETLRVPALVFITGLVFGTIGFATGFGSLVAIPYSRASARKREINMLLTDSVSFMYALSVGGLNQLEIIDAMAQADDTYGEVSKEFQSIVKETEYFDVDYRTAIRKQALETPSDELSQFLTDMLSIVNSGGDMESFLEDKKEKHMRTAKQEQEITLETLELFGEMYMTLSLFPLLLIIIMVVMQMIPDAEVSNEMLYLTVYGLIPLTSIAFLVLVSTVKHDEPGDGFLTMGGDDKRIKSAQERGLLNLGLVEQFTGERSVFDRIKNREGTHETMQVLKKPHIFFRDNPLYTLAVTVPVSLVVVTTAMVTDSAPLSWNALLENPIWGTFIYLYVPLYCIAIPLSIFREWNVRHRNAVVNNLSENLRKLGSANDTGLTLLESLKSVSDTTNGKLAREFEMMHTKVNYGMSLKEALIEFNNKYHIPRLARSTRLITEAQEASNQITDVLRTAARASENHDDIERERKSRTRMQVVIIIMTFMTVLAVIAILKTQFIDTMAGLEAGGGDVDADAAGGGADGIADADLSENIDVDMLSVLFFHAVAMQGILSGFICGYIRDADVLSGLKYAVALATIALVGWVLVA from the coding sequence ATGAGCCTCCAGACCGATGATAGCGCCAGCGGGGGAACTGGGAGTCTTGGCTCCGGCTCAGACGTACTCGGCAACGCATTCTATCCCCTGTACAACCGCCTGTTCGGCGAGGGAAGCGAGTTCACTGCGGACGTCGAAACCAAACTCGCACAGGCCCGGATGACCGACCCGGTTGAACTGTATCTCTCGCGCGCACTTGGCATTGGGTTCATCGCCGGCCTCGCGCTGTGGCTTCTCGGATTGACCCTTGGCTACGCGCTCTTTGCGACTGGGCTCATCACCGTCGGCGCGTTTGGCATGCCACTCCAGAATGAGACGCTCATCACGGCATTCGAGACGCTTCGCGTGCCAGCGCTCGTGTTCATCACGGGTCTTGTTTTCGGGACCATCGGATTCGCGACTGGCTTTGGCTCGCTCGTCGCGATTCCGTACTCGAGGGCATCAGCCCGAAAGCGCGAGATCAACATGCTCCTCACCGACTCGGTCTCGTTCATGTACGCGCTGTCGGTCGGAGGTCTCAACCAACTCGAGATCATCGACGCGATGGCACAGGCTGACGACACCTACGGTGAGGTCTCAAAAGAGTTCCAGAGCATCGTCAAAGAGACCGAGTACTTCGACGTCGACTACCGGACTGCGATCCGCAAACAGGCACTCGAGACGCCAAGTGACGAACTCTCGCAGTTCCTGACGGATATGCTCTCGATTGTCAACAGCGGCGGTGACATGGAGAGCTTCCTCGAGGATAAAAAAGAAAAACACATGCGGACAGCCAAGCAGGAACAGGAAATCACTCTCGAGACACTCGAGTTGTTCGGCGAAATGTACATGACGCTGTCGCTGTTCCCGTTGCTTTTGATCATCATCATGGTCGTCATGCAGATGATTCCCGACGCGGAGGTCTCTAACGAGATGCTGTATCTGACCGTTTACGGGTTGATTCCGCTCACCAGCATCGCCTTTCTCGTACTCGTCTCGACGGTCAAACACGACGAACCTGGCGATGGCTTCCTGACGATGGGCGGTGACGACAAGCGGATCAAAAGTGCTCAGGAGCGCGGCCTGCTCAACCTCGGACTCGTCGAGCAGTTCACCGGCGAGCGCAGTGTCTTCGACCGCATCAAGAACCGCGAGGGAACCCACGAGACCATGCAGGTCCTCAAAAAGCCACATATTTTCTTCCGAGATAACCCCCTGTATACGCTTGCAGTAACGGTGCCAGTCTCACTGGTCGTCGTCACAACTGCGATGGTGACCGACTCGGCTCCGCTCTCGTGGAACGCCCTCCTCGAGAATCCGATCTGGGGGACGTTCATCTACCTCTACGTGCCGCTGTACTGTATTGCAATTCCACTCTCGATTTTCCGCGAGTGGAACGTTCGACACCGAAACGCAGTCGTCAACAACCTTTCGGAGAACCTCCGTAAACTCGGCAGCGCCAACGACACCGGCTTGACCTTACTCGAGTCGCTCAAATCCGTCTCTGATACGACCAACGGCAAACTAGCTCGTGAGTTCGAGATGATGCACACGAAGGTCAACTACGGCATGAGCCTCAAAGAGGCACTTATCGAGTTCAACAACAAGTATCATATTCCGCGACTCGCTCGCTCGACGCGACTGATTACCGAAGCACAGGAAGCGTCGAATCAGATCACCGATGTCCTGCGGACGGCTGCCCGCGCCAGCGAGAATCACGACGACATCGAGCGCGAACGCAAATCCCGAACTCGGATGCAGGTCGTCATCATCATCATGACGTTCATGACCGTCCTCGCCGTCATTGCAATCCTTAAAACTCAGTTCATCGATACGATGGCCGGACTCGAGGCCGGTGGTGGTGATGTTGACGCCGATGCTGCAGGTGGCGGTGCCGATGGGATCGCCGATGCAGATCTGAGTGAAAACATCGATGTCGATATGCTATCGGTGTTGTTCTTCCACGCCGTCGCGATGCAGGGGATCCTCTCCGGATTTATCTGCGGGTACATCCGTGATGCAGACGTCCTCAGCGGGCTGAAATACGCGGTTGCGCTCGCAACGATCGCACTCGTCGGCTGGGTACTGGTGGCCTAA